The Microlunatus antarcticus genome window below encodes:
- a CDS encoding putative quinol monooxygenase produces the protein MAVTSLLDIHLSPDAPADAEARVTSVLAQTRARPGFLSADVVRDLTDPRHLVVIEMWESVEADDAYRAWRATPEGANELGELTGGRVSLVRYEATTI, from the coding sequence ATGGCCGTCACCTCCTTGCTCGACATCCACCTCAGCCCCGACGCCCCGGCCGACGCCGAGGCACGCGTCACCTCGGTGCTGGCCCAGACGCGCGCCCGCCCGGGGTTCCTCTCGGCCGACGTCGTACGGGACCTGACCGACCCGCGCCACCTCGTCGTGATCGAGATGTGGGAGTCGGTGGAGGCGGACGACGCCTACCGCGCGTGGCGCGCGACCCCCGAGGGCGCGAACGAGCTGGGCGAGCTGACCGGCGGCCGGGTGTCGCTGGTGCGCTACGAGGCCACCACGATCTGA
- a CDS encoding LacI family DNA-binding transcriptional regulator: MPTPPDPVRRATAAEVARLAGVSPAVVSYVLNEGPRPVAPATAERVRDAVRQLDYRPNRAARALRVGSTGMVGLILPSVSNPFFAAFSEAFQAAAHQQGLAVIAASSDAVLAQEQELVESLPRHGIDGLVVATVMHLADSPALSDPGLPTVVVNAPFPVPGVHALGPDTRQGARLAVEHLLTVHGHRSVALVSGETAAERPTSRELGWSQAVSACNADTGPIVRVPFDRLGGLDAAQQLLALPERPTAVFATSDAQAFGLLHGLWSAGVRVPGDVAVVGFDGTDDGAYAVPPLTSARQPVAAMAAAALDALHLPPGSSHELFALDLVVRESCGCRPA, encoded by the coding sequence GTGCCCACGCCGCCGGACCCCGTACGCCGGGCCACCGCCGCCGAGGTCGCGCGGCTGGCCGGGGTGAGTCCGGCGGTCGTCAGCTACGTGCTCAACGAGGGGCCGCGCCCGGTCGCGCCGGCCACCGCGGAACGGGTGCGGGACGCCGTACGGCAGCTCGACTACCGGCCCAACCGGGCGGCGCGGGCGCTGCGGGTGGGGTCGACCGGCATGGTCGGCCTGATCCTGCCGAGCGTGTCGAACCCGTTCTTCGCCGCCTTCTCGGAGGCGTTCCAGGCGGCCGCGCACCAGCAGGGCCTGGCCGTGATCGCGGCGAGCTCGGACGCCGTGCTCGCCCAGGAGCAGGAGCTCGTGGAGAGCCTGCCCCGGCACGGGATCGACGGTCTGGTCGTCGCCACGGTCATGCACCTCGCCGACAGCCCGGCGCTGTCCGACCCGGGCCTGCCGACCGTGGTCGTCAACGCGCCGTTCCCGGTGCCCGGGGTGCACGCCCTCGGGCCGGACACGCGGCAGGGGGCCCGGCTCGCGGTCGAGCACCTCCTGACCGTGCACGGGCACCGCTCCGTCGCCCTGGTCAGTGGCGAGACCGCCGCGGAACGTCCCACCTCCCGCGAGCTGGGGTGGAGCCAGGCCGTCTCGGCCTGCAACGCCGACACCGGCCCGATCGTGCGGGTCCCGTTCGACCGCCTGGGCGGGCTCGACGCCGCGCAGCAGCTGCTCGCGCTCCCGGAACGTCCCACCGCCGTCTTCGCCACCTCCGACGCCCAGGCCTTCGGCCTCCTGCACGGCCTCTGGTCCGCCGGCGTGCGCGTGCCCGGTGACGTGGCCGTCGTCGGCTTCGACGGGACCGACGACGGCGCGTACGCGGTCCCGCCGCTCACCTCGGCGCGCCAGCCCGTCGCCGCCATGGCCGCGGCCGCGCTGGACGCCCTCCACCTGCCGCCCGGGTCGTCGCACGAGCTCTTCGCTCTGGACCTGGTCGTCCGGGAGTCGTGCGGCTGCCGCCCGGCCTGA
- a CDS encoding alkaline phosphatase D family protein: MTTPLTPVGPSPTNEPAGLTTPTTTRRTVLKGAALAAAAAGTAGLPGLRSFDLEAAAAPAHRGVFGYGVASGDPTGDAIVLWTRATPPPETPGGPVATPGSGLGKPVRVRWELSYDQHFRHVVKRGAVSARAESDHTVKVDVRGLRPYTRYWYRFRALGETSVVGRTQTAPDEPRREHALRFALVSCSNYTGGYFTAYRALGERDDLDFVLHVGDYVYEYGNGPDRYGPADLVGKRDGIPATETVDLEGYRLRHALHKADPDLQLAHRRHPWITIFDDHEVANNAWRGGAENHTPGSEGDFLERRREAYEAYLEWMPFRLPSQHTVDHQGTRFFKRFTFGTLADLSVLETRQNRSAQVDVAPYTKGGGGFIPTSSPTVQAELADPDRHLPEPEQLRWFEKALARRGRSWHLVGNQVIFTPIRFPGAALGLPAGDYLNSDQWDGYQADQAALIEHLDAHDSGHGDAVFLTGDIHSSWAMDVPVKREAGYHSAGVEFVCPSITSDGFYELVRASAKGAPAPAVVQTTRGLTSAVAGANPWVRYLDGVGHGFVVLDVTTKRVQADFYLTPVPTTALPDPRVDPSVEPVYATSWRTLRRTRRVVAADGPVGERRDEPRQRKR, translated from the coding sequence GTGACCACCCCCCTCACCCCGGTCGGGCCCAGCCCGACGAACGAGCCCGCCGGCCTGACCACCCCGACGACGACGCGACGCACGGTCCTCAAGGGCGCGGCGCTCGCCGCCGCGGCCGCCGGCACGGCCGGACTGCCCGGGCTGCGGTCCTTCGACCTCGAGGCCGCCGCGGCCCCCGCCCATCGCGGCGTCTTCGGCTACGGCGTGGCCAGCGGGGACCCGACCGGCGACGCGATCGTGCTGTGGACGCGCGCGACGCCGCCGCCCGAGACCCCGGGCGGCCCCGTCGCCACCCCGGGCAGCGGCCTCGGGAAGCCCGTACGCGTGCGCTGGGAGCTCTCCTACGACCAGCACTTCCGCCACGTGGTCAAGCGCGGTGCGGTCTCCGCCCGCGCGGAGTCCGACCACACGGTCAAGGTCGACGTGCGCGGGCTGCGGCCGTACACGCGCTACTGGTACCGCTTCCGCGCCCTCGGCGAGACGAGCGTGGTCGGGCGTACGCAGACCGCGCCCGACGAGCCGCGGCGCGAGCACGCGCTGCGCTTCGCGCTGGTGTCGTGCAGCAACTACACGGGCGGATACTTCACCGCCTACCGGGCGCTGGGGGAGCGCGACGACCTCGACTTCGTCCTGCACGTCGGCGACTACGTCTACGAGTACGGCAACGGTCCCGACCGCTACGGCCCCGCGGACCTCGTCGGCAAGCGCGACGGCATCCCCGCGACCGAGACGGTCGACCTCGAGGGCTACCGGCTGCGGCACGCGCTGCACAAGGCCGACCCGGACCTCCAGCTCGCGCACCGGCGCCACCCCTGGATCACGATCTTCGACGATCACGAGGTCGCCAACAACGCCTGGCGCGGCGGCGCGGAGAACCACACACCCGGCTCCGAGGGCGACTTCCTCGAGCGGCGCCGGGAGGCGTACGAGGCCTACCTGGAGTGGATGCCCTTCCGGCTGCCGTCGCAGCACACGGTCGACCACCAGGGGACGCGGTTCTTCAAGCGGTTCACCTTCGGCACGCTCGCCGACCTGTCGGTGCTCGAGACGCGGCAGAACCGGAGCGCCCAGGTCGACGTCGCCCCGTACACGAAGGGCGGCGGCGGCTTCATCCCGACGAGCAGCCCGACCGTCCAGGCCGAGCTCGCCGACCCGGACCGCCACCTGCCCGAGCCCGAGCAGCTGCGCTGGTTCGAGAAGGCCCTGGCCCGCCGGGGACGTTCCTGGCACCTCGTCGGCAACCAGGTGATCTTCACCCCGATCCGCTTCCCGGGGGCGGCGCTCGGCCTGCCCGCCGGCGACTACCTCAACTCCGACCAGTGGGACGGCTACCAGGCCGACCAGGCCGCGCTGATCGAGCACCTCGACGCCCACGACAGCGGGCACGGCGACGCCGTGTTCCTGACCGGGGACATCCACTCGTCCTGGGCGATGGACGTCCCGGTGAAGCGCGAGGCCGGCTACCACTCGGCCGGGGTCGAGTTCGTGTGCCCGTCAATCACCAGCGACGGCTTCTACGAGCTGGTGCGCGCCTCGGCGAAGGGCGCGCCCGCCCCCGCCGTGGTCCAGACGACCCGCGGCCTCACGAGTGCGGTCGCCGGTGCGAACCCGTGGGTCCGCTACCTCGACGGCGTCGGGCACGGCTTCGTCGTCCTCGACGTGACGACGAAGCGGGTCCAGGCGGACTTCTACCTGACCCCCGTCCCGACCACCGCGCTGCCCGACCCGCGGGTCGACCCGAGCGTCGAGCCGGTGTACGCGACCAGCTGGCGCACGCTGCGCCGGACGCGCCGGGTCGTGGCGGCCGACGGGCCGGTGGGTGAGCGTCGGGACGAGCCGCGCCAGCGCAAGCGCTGA
- a CDS encoding DUF6036 family nucleotidyltransferase, protein MAAGSGVPRWSLDAERVRELLILLDERLKRRGVAASVYVVGGVAVALRAQPRRLTIDVDAMVSDQAVLEEAEAMALEEGLPPGWLNSAARPWLPPRPPEALAERSAPGLDVHVAPLDHLLAMKIIAFRDRDVEDIRALAVALQLDGVSAEELRALVADVYATPELLATAIGGSDREAGDELRLRCERVARFLQTRS, encoded by the coding sequence GTGGCAGCAGGTTCAGGCGTTCCGCGCTGGAGCCTCGACGCAGAACGCGTTCGCGAGCTGCTGATCTTGCTCGACGAGCGCCTGAAGCGGCGTGGGGTCGCGGCGAGCGTCTACGTCGTCGGAGGAGTCGCGGTCGCCCTGCGAGCCCAGCCACGTCGGCTCACCATCGATGTCGACGCGATGGTGTCGGATCAAGCGGTGCTGGAGGAAGCCGAAGCCATGGCGCTGGAGGAAGGGCTTCCTCCAGGCTGGCTGAACAGCGCTGCCCGACCTTGGCTCCCGCCCCGCCCGCCAGAAGCGCTCGCCGAGCGCAGCGCGCCCGGCCTCGACGTCCACGTCGCGCCGCTCGACCATCTTCTCGCCATGAAGATCATCGCGTTCCGGGATCGCGACGTGGAGGACATCAGAGCACTGGCGGTGGCGCTCCAGCTCGACGGAGTCTCAGCCGAGGAGCTACGTGCGCTGGTCGCTGACGTCTACGCCACCCCCGAGCTGCTCGCCACCGCCATCGGAGGATCCGACCGAGAAGCAGGCGACGAGCTCAGGCTTCGGTGCGAACGAGTGGCTCGCTTCCTCCAGACCCGCTCATAG
- a CDS encoding SDR family oxidoreductase, translated as MTPDATTDLPTAEPTSRTALVVGASGITGSALVDQLLAEDWEVLALSRGGSTRDGVGSVAADLRDPESLRTALADVRPTHVFFTAWQRQETEAENIAVNGGMVRDLLAALGHAPLQHVALVTGLKHYLGPFEAYAQGKVPETPFHEEEPRLETPNFYYAQEDELFAAAARQGFTWSVHRSHTVIGHAVGNAMNMGLTLAVAATLSNELDLPFAFPGSEAQWNSLTDMTDAGLLAEQMVWASTDPAGADEAFNIVNGDVFRWRWLWPRLAAYLGVDPARVVGPDGDPRPLEQQLTEHEGAWPAIAEKYGLVETDISRLASWWHTDADLGRPMEVVTDMSKSREAGFLGYRRTERSFTDLFDRYRAEKLIPTP; from the coding sequence GTGACTCCCGACGCGACGACCGACCTCCCGACCGCCGAGCCGACCTCCCGCACCGCCCTCGTGGTGGGCGCGAGCGGTATCACCGGGTCCGCTCTGGTGGACCAGCTGCTCGCCGAGGACTGGGAGGTGCTGGCCCTGTCGCGCGGCGGCTCGACGCGCGACGGCGTGGGCAGCGTGGCCGCCGACCTGCGCGACCCGGAGAGCCTGCGGACGGCGCTGGCCGACGTCCGCCCGACGCACGTCTTCTTCACCGCCTGGCAGCGCCAGGAGACCGAGGCCGAGAACATCGCCGTCAACGGCGGGATGGTCCGCGACCTGCTCGCCGCGCTCGGGCACGCGCCGCTGCAGCACGTCGCGCTGGTGACCGGGCTCAAGCACTACCTCGGCCCGTTCGAGGCGTACGCGCAGGGCAAGGTCCCCGAGACCCCCTTCCACGAGGAGGAGCCCCGGCTGGAGACCCCGAACTTCTACTACGCGCAGGAGGACGAGCTCTTCGCCGCCGCCGCGCGGCAGGGCTTCACCTGGTCGGTGCACCGCTCCCACACGGTGATCGGGCACGCTGTCGGCAACGCGATGAACATGGGTCTGACGCTCGCCGTCGCGGCGACGCTGTCCAACGAGCTCGACCTGCCGTTCGCCTTCCCCGGCAGCGAGGCGCAGTGGAACAGCCTCACGGACATGACCGACGCGGGCCTGCTGGCCGAGCAGATGGTGTGGGCCTCGACCGACCCGGCCGGCGCGGACGAGGCGTTCAACATCGTGAACGGCGACGTCTTCCGGTGGCGCTGGCTGTGGCCGCGCCTCGCCGCGTACCTCGGCGTCGACCCCGCCCGCGTGGTCGGCCCCGACGGCGACCCGCGGCCGCTGGAGCAGCAGCTGACCGAGCACGAGGGCGCCTGGCCCGCGATCGCCGAGAAGTACGGCCTCGTCGAGACCGACATCTCCCGGCTGGCCTCCTGGTGGCACACCGACGCCGACCTCGGCCGGCCGATGGAGGTCGTCACGGACATGAGCAAGAGCCGCGAGGCCGGGTTCCTCGGCTACCGGCGGACGGAACGTTCCTTCACCGACCTCTTCGACCGCTACCGCGCGGAGAAGCTGATCCCCACCCCCTGA
- a CDS encoding DUF2834 domain-containing protein — MSRPTPEVRRTPRGSLLLASTYAALAVVGLVGTWYFNLGYRGGNYVGDWFANAASSSAAVDILVVFVVCVALYVRESRRLGWRAWVPVVFAVMSLVPAVAFAFPLFLALREVRLVRRRSPSISEAI, encoded by the coding sequence ATGAGCCGGCCGACGCCGGAGGTCCGCCGGACCCCTCGAGGCTCGTTGCTCCTCGCCAGCACGTACGCCGCGCTGGCCGTCGTCGGCCTGGTCGGCACGTGGTACTTCAACCTCGGCTACCGCGGCGGGAACTACGTCGGCGACTGGTTCGCGAACGCGGCTAGCTCGTCGGCCGCCGTGGACATCCTGGTCGTGTTCGTGGTGTGCGTCGCCCTCTACGTCCGCGAGTCCCGGCGCCTGGGGTGGCGTGCGTGGGTGCCGGTGGTCTTCGCCGTGATGTCGCTCGTCCCAGCGGTGGCTTTCGCGTTCCCGCTGTTCCTGGCGCTACGCGAGGTCAGGCTGGTCCGCCGCCGATCTCCCTCTATATCCGAAGCGATATGA
- a CDS encoding MFS transporter translates to MPAGTGGSAVPGVGSSLVLAGVALIATCYGFARFAYGLFAPRLSEEFALSTRLTGIVGGGGYVGYCLAIGLSTVLTARWGPRRVAVLAGSVATLGIALVAVAPSAVVLAVGVLVAGSSTGIASPPLAAAVARWVAERARDTAQTVVNAGTGIGVLVSGPVALLLFDRWRLAWALFAVLTALVTIWVARAVPAGGRAEADSGGTTGLRVPGAVRLALAAFALGLASIAVWTFGQDVVRAGGGGEWLAPAVWTVIGGAGIAGALAGPVVDRFGVRTTWVALMMLLAAGTAGLAAGAGVPAAALLAGAVFGGAYIALSGVLLVWATRTYPSRPARGVGLTFFMIAAGQAVGAPLVGLGADLTSLTGVCYLAALVALVGACVRGPGRVTTAGA, encoded by the coding sequence GTGCCGGCCGGGACGGGCGGCTCAGCCGTGCCCGGGGTCGGGTCGAGCCTCGTGCTGGCCGGAGTCGCGCTGATCGCGACGTGCTACGGCTTCGCCCGGTTCGCGTACGGGCTGTTCGCGCCCCGGCTGTCGGAGGAGTTCGCGCTGTCGACCCGGCTGACCGGGATCGTCGGCGGTGGCGGCTACGTCGGCTACTGCCTCGCGATCGGGCTGAGCACGGTCCTCACCGCGCGCTGGGGACCCCGGCGGGTGGCGGTGCTGGCCGGCTCGGTGGCGACGCTCGGGATCGCCCTGGTGGCGGTCGCCCCGTCGGCCGTCGTGCTGGCGGTGGGCGTGCTCGTGGCGGGTTCGAGCACCGGGATCGCCTCGCCGCCGCTGGCCGCCGCGGTGGCCCGGTGGGTGGCGGAACGGGCGCGCGACACCGCGCAGACCGTGGTCAACGCCGGCACCGGGATCGGGGTGCTGGTGTCCGGCCCCGTGGCGCTGCTGCTGTTCGACCGGTGGCGGCTCGCGTGGGCGCTCTTCGCCGTGCTGACCGCCCTCGTCACGATCTGGGTGGCCCGGGCGGTCCCCGCCGGCGGGCGGGCGGAGGCGGACAGCGGCGGCACGACGGGGCTGCGCGTACCCGGCGCCGTCCGGCTGGCGCTCGCAGCGTTCGCGCTGGGGCTCGCCAGCATCGCGGTGTGGACCTTCGGCCAGGACGTCGTCCGGGCCGGCGGGGGTGGCGAGTGGCTGGCCCCGGCCGTCTGGACGGTGATCGGCGGCGCCGGGATCGCCGGCGCGCTCGCCGGCCCCGTCGTGGACCGGTTCGGCGTCCGGACCACGTGGGTCGCGCTCATGATGCTGCTGGCGGCCGGCACGGCCGGGCTGGCAGCGGGGGCGGGTGTGCCGGCCGCCGCGCTGCTCGCCGGAGCCGTGTTCGGGGGCGCGTACATCGCGCTCAGCGGCGTGCTGCTGGTCTGGGCCACGCGGACCTACCCCAGCCGGCCGGCCCGCGGGGTCGGGCTAACCTTCTTCATGATCGCCGCGGGCCAGGCCGTCGGGGCGCCCCTGGTCGGTCTCGGCGCAGACCTCACGTCGCTGACCGGGGTCTGCTACCTCGCGGCCTTGGTCGCCCTCGTCGGCGCGTGCGTCCGCGGCCCCGGGAGGGTCACGACAGCCGGAGCATGA
- a CDS encoding helix-turn-helix domain-containing protein: MEERADDLDARTVMEELREAVRSSQLTQTAFAAALGTSQPRLSTYLSGAVSPSARFFVRVRRVGTALGDLHRLHLLSAPALGVALRLALTDGQEDWAFRLVVQGRDHLRLVLARHPHLIAGWTAPPLSSGRQDWDTLTASVTGHEFIEAGLEPPSWTAREPLGEPWTFTGVLLRPEEVRDATPAWLAALNIFLPERDLVTA, encoded by the coding sequence ATGGAGGAGAGGGCGGACGACCTCGACGCGCGCACCGTCATGGAAGAGCTGCGCGAGGCGGTCCGCAGCAGCCAGCTGACCCAGACCGCATTCGCCGCAGCGCTCGGCACGTCGCAGCCCCGGCTGTCGACCTACCTGAGCGGAGCGGTGTCGCCCTCCGCCCGGTTCTTCGTCCGCGTCCGAAGGGTCGGGACGGCGCTCGGCGACCTCCACCGTCTCCATCTGCTCTCGGCACCCGCCCTGGGGGTGGCCCTCCGCCTGGCCCTGACCGACGGCCAAGAAGACTGGGCCTTCCGGCTGGTCGTGCAGGGCCGCGACCACCTCCGGCTCGTGCTGGCTCGGCACCCCCACCTCATCGCCGGCTGGACCGCCCCGCCCCTCTCGAGTGGTCGGCAGGACTGGGACACGCTGACGGCGAGCGTCACCGGCCACGAGTTCATCGAAGCCGGGCTCGAGCCTCCTTCATGGACTGCGCGCGAGCCGCTCGGCGAGCCGTGGACCTTCACCGGGGTCCTGCTCCGCCCCGAGGAGGTCAGGGACGCGACCCCAGCCTGGCTCGCCGCCCTCAACATCTTCCTGCCCGAGCGTGACCTCGTGACGGCCTGA
- a CDS encoding DUF3097 domain-containing protein produces MSPLDRYNGDVLSAGWNAPRKPVSTPMTLERDLVVEDATTGFCGAVQRWENGLVLLEDRRGKVRAFELGAGFLVDGKPVTLQAPVRASAKRATRTASGSVATPGGETAKVALPSRIYVEGRHDAELVERIWGDDLRHVGVVVEFLGGIDDLAAVVAEFAPGPGRRLGVLADHLVPGSKETRIAQAVERGKHGKFVRVLGHPYVDVWQAVKPERVGLKRWPDIPRDVEWKAGICEVLKLPHADQADIARAWQAILGRVRSWNDIERPLLTCVEELIDFVTADHIPTDT; encoded by the coding sequence GTGAGCCCCCTCGACCGCTACAACGGTGACGTCCTCAGCGCGGGCTGGAACGCGCCCCGCAAGCCGGTCAGCACGCCCATGACCCTCGAGCGCGACCTGGTGGTCGAGGACGCGACGACCGGCTTCTGCGGCGCGGTCCAGCGGTGGGAGAACGGTCTGGTCCTGCTCGAGGACCGGCGCGGCAAGGTGCGCGCGTTCGAGCTCGGAGCGGGATTCCTCGTAGACGGGAAGCCGGTCACGCTGCAGGCCCCCGTACGCGCCAGCGCGAAGCGGGCGACGAGGACCGCGTCCGGTTCGGTCGCGACGCCGGGCGGCGAGACGGCGAAGGTCGCGCTGCCCAGCCGGATCTACGTCGAGGGCCGGCACGACGCCGAGCTCGTCGAACGCATCTGGGGCGACGACCTCCGCCACGTGGGCGTCGTGGTCGAGTTCCTGGGCGGGATCGACGACCTCGCGGCCGTGGTCGCCGAGTTCGCGCCCGGCCCCGGTCGGCGCCTCGGGGTGCTCGCGGACCACCTCGTGCCCGGGAGCAAGGAGACGCGGATCGCCCAGGCCGTCGAGCGGGGCAAGCACGGGAAGTTCGTCCGCGTGCTCGGCCACCCGTACGTCGACGTCTGGCAGGCGGTCAAGCCGGAGCGCGTCGGGCTCAAGCGCTGGCCCGACATCCCTCGCGACGTCGAGTGGAAGGCCGGCATCTGCGAGGTGCTCAAGCTCCCCCACGCCGACCAGGCCGACATCGCGCGCGCGTGGCAGGCGATCCTCGGCCGGGTGCGTTCGTGGAACGACATCGAGCGGCCCCTCCTCACCTGCGTCGAGGAGCTCATCGACTTCGTCACCGCCGACCACATCCCGACCGACACCTGA
- a CDS encoding L-idonate 5-dehydrogenase: protein MKAVVVHGAGDLRVDEVDEVEPGPDEVVVDVEWGGICGSDLSYFRHGATGTAVLTEPLVLGHEVAGRVGRLGPGVRDVEVGQPTTVHPATLVGDPALPERLAGRTNLHPYVRYLGSAAFVPHTHGGFVQHLVVRVDQLRVLPDGVDTKRGALAEPLGVAMHAVRRAGDVRSRDVLVNGAGPIGALVVAAAKEAGARTVTVADVDAAALRVARTMGADVTVDVRTASLPEDVELVFEASGATGALGGVLHAVARGGTLVQVGNLPGTPSPAALGDLVTREITWVGSYRFVDEITDAVAAMAAGLDVTPLMTHTFGIDDALEAMQVAADRSTGSSKVMLRLS from the coding sequence ATGAAGGCTGTCGTCGTCCACGGCGCGGGAGACCTCCGCGTCGACGAGGTCGACGAGGTCGAGCCCGGGCCGGACGAGGTCGTCGTCGACGTCGAGTGGGGCGGGATCTGCGGCTCCGACCTGTCGTACTTCCGCCACGGCGCGACGGGAACCGCCGTCCTCACCGAACCCCTCGTCCTCGGCCACGAGGTCGCCGGCCGGGTGGGACGCCTCGGCCCGGGCGTCCGCGACGTCGAGGTCGGGCAGCCGACGACCGTCCACCCGGCGACCCTCGTCGGCGATCCGGCGCTGCCCGAGCGGCTGGCCGGCCGGACGAACCTGCACCCGTACGTCCGCTACCTCGGCTCGGCCGCGTTCGTCCCGCACACGCACGGCGGGTTCGTGCAGCACCTCGTGGTCCGCGTCGACCAGCTGCGGGTGCTGCCCGACGGCGTCGACACCAAGCGGGGTGCGCTGGCCGAGCCGCTCGGCGTGGCGATGCACGCCGTCCGCCGCGCCGGCGACGTGCGCAGCCGCGACGTCCTCGTGAACGGGGCCGGCCCGATCGGCGCGCTCGTGGTCGCCGCGGCGAAGGAGGCCGGGGCGCGCACGGTGACGGTCGCCGACGTGGACGCCGCCGCGCTGCGGGTCGCGCGGACGATGGGCGCCGACGTCACGGTGGACGTCCGCACCGCGTCGTTGCCGGAGGACGTGGAGCTGGTCTTCGAGGCCTCCGGGGCCACCGGCGCGCTCGGCGGGGTGCTGCACGCGGTGGCGCGGGGCGGCACGCTCGTCCAGGTCGGCAACCTGCCCGGCACGCCCTCCCCCGCTGCGCTCGGCGACCTGGTCACCCGCGAGATCACCTGGGTCGGCTCCTACCGGTTCGTCGACGAGATCACCGACGCCGTCGCCGCCATGGCGGCCGGCCTGGACGTGACGCCGCTGATGACCCACACGTTCGGGATCGACGACGCGCTCGAGGCGATGCAGGTCGCCGCCGACCGGAGCACGGGCAGCAGCAAGGTCATGCTCCGGCTGTCGTGA
- a CDS encoding sensor histidine kinase, producing MSERRGDVLPDLVWLVPVVLAVVATCVTTDQLPVVAPLLAVAVAPWVLVAVGRPPRSWLLVVLGLTPVVAILVVDELNASVFLGTTVLCLLASRADRTGQLVALAAAGIVLPFASLASRSFNEGVFYFAIGNLFGIVVGMLLGRSRRLDAQLRTADARLAALSAQEERTRLARDVHDLVAHSLTVVVLQVGGARRVLRADPARAEQALAEAEQMCRESLDGIREVVGLLRAGDEAPGAAVDLVRLVETYRAAGVEVDLEADERTDALPLLVRGTLYRVVQEALANAARYRSPGAAVSVRTLVDDGGATVVVANAGSPGQRSGPGGYGLAGLREQVTALGGTLSSGPTGDRWVVECRLPQDVTARAGLVVR from the coding sequence GTGAGCGAACGGCGCGGCGACGTGCTGCCCGACCTCGTGTGGCTGGTGCCGGTGGTGCTCGCCGTGGTCGCCACCTGCGTGACGACAGACCAGCTCCCCGTGGTGGCCCCGTTGCTCGCCGTGGCCGTCGCGCCCTGGGTCCTGGTCGCGGTCGGGCGTCCGCCGCGTTCGTGGCTGCTCGTCGTGCTCGGGCTGACGCCGGTCGTGGCGATCCTGGTTGTCGACGAGCTCAACGCGTCCGTGTTCCTCGGCACCACGGTGCTGTGCCTCCTGGCGAGCCGGGCCGACCGGACGGGCCAGCTCGTCGCCCTCGCCGCGGCCGGGATCGTGCTGCCCTTCGCCAGCCTGGCGAGCCGGAGCTTCAACGAGGGCGTCTTCTACTTCGCCATCGGCAACCTGTTCGGCATCGTGGTCGGGATGCTGCTCGGCCGCTCCCGCCGGCTGGACGCGCAGCTGCGCACCGCCGACGCGCGCCTCGCCGCCCTCTCCGCGCAGGAGGAACGCACCCGGCTCGCCCGGGACGTCCACGACCTCGTCGCGCACTCGCTCACGGTGGTCGTCCTCCAGGTCGGCGGCGCCCGACGCGTGCTGAGAGCCGACCCCGCCCGGGCCGAGCAGGCGCTCGCGGAGGCGGAGCAGATGTGCCGGGAGAGCCTCGACGGGATCCGGGAGGTCGTCGGGCTGCTCCGGGCGGGCGACGAAGCACCGGGTGCGGCCGTCGACCTCGTACGGCTCGTCGAGACCTACCGCGCCGCCGGCGTCGAGGTCGACCTCGAGGCGGACGAGCGGACCGACGCCCTGCCGCTGCTGGTCCGCGGCACCCTCTACCGCGTCGTGCAGGAGGCGCTCGCGAACGCCGCCCGCTACCGCAGCCCAGGTGCTGCGGTGAGCGTCCGGACCCTGGTCGACGACGGGGGAGCGACGGTGGTCGTGGCGAACGCCGGCTCGCCCGGCCAGCGGTCGGGACCCGGCGGGTACGGCCTCGCCGGGCTGCGCGAGCAGGTCACCGCCCTCGGCGGGACGCTCAGCAGCGGACCCACGGGTGACCGGTGGGTCGTGGAGTGCCGCCTGCCGCAGGACGTCACCGCCCGAGCCGGGCTAGTCGTCCGGTGA